The window CGGTTCCGGCAAAGTGGGTGTCTTCCACGGTTCCCGCAGTTTCGTCCTTCAGGATGAGGACGGCCAGATCACGCCGGCGCATTCCATCAGCGCCGGGCTGGACTATCCCGGCGTCGGGCCCGAGCACAGTATGTATGCGCATACAGGACGGGCAAAGTATGTCAGCATCACGGATGATGCAGCCCTCGTTGCTCTTCGCCGAATCTCTGAACTGGAGGGGATTATCCCCGCCCTCGAAACGGCACACGCGGTTGCGCAAGTCATTCGCATGGCACCAGAAGTGAAGGCCGGTGAGGTCGTTGTCATTTGCTTCAGCGGCCGAGGCGATAAGGACATGTTCAGTCTTCAGAAACACATCGACGTTTGAGCGATACTCCCAACAATCGATGAATGACCCCGCTCCCTGAGCGGGGTCGTTTTCTATGTCCCCCGGGGTTTTGTTGTAAAAACCCTCCTCCCGATCGCCATTAACAGTATGACAAAAAGTCCATCCAATCGATTTGTGGATGCCAAGCGGCAAGTAGGGTAGTCGCAGTGGGAATCTGGTCGATGCCGCATATATATATCGGGGTCTTGCAGCCATTTGCGCTGTTTCCAACCCCAGAATCGCACAGGTGATCGGCCGAACAGTACAATGTCCTTCAGCGGAGGAGTTGTTGCCATGAATTCAAGGTCTGATTCAAGATTCTGCTCCGGAGTGATTCGTTTTGCGTTAGCTGGCTTGATTATCGGCGCGACCCTGTCGGTCGGTGCATCGCACGCGGCGGCCCAGGAGAAGTTCCCAGCCATTACAGCATGGGACACCAATACCTACGGCGGTGGATTCGATATCCACTGGGGCGATTTGAGCTCCAAGGGAAGCGTCGTCTTGCCCAATCCACTGGTCGGGAAGTTATCAAACAGCCTGGAAGATCCCTGGCTGCGCGTTCGCACTGAAGGGACGCTTTACTACAGTAATACGACGCGCTATGCGAACGGCCAGTATTCATCCGGCTACAGCACCACGCCAATTCTGTCGACAGAACCGCATTACTTCCAGCCGTACCTGAATGCGATTCCAACGGCTCCGCAAAACTACGAGCACCTTTACCAGCACCAGAGCATCACGTTGCCTGATTATGAGTACGCTCACTGGAAGGACGTCTTCCTTTCCAAGAATCTCCCCTACTATTGGGCGGACATCTCAGGCGATGTCTGGGGAACGGATCCCGATCCGGCAAGCCCGACATATGGGCAGATTATTTTGCAGCCATTCGATGATTGGTTCAGCGTGTTTCCAACCGATCCGGACTACTGGCATCCATATCTTCAATACGCATTCATCGATACGATCGATCAACAGCCCCCGGCAGCGGATAAGTCGAACATGGCGCTTGTTCAGAGTCAGGCCGGCCAGACGCACAGCCGCGGATTGCTTTTCGTCGCAAACGATGTCGAATTCAAGGGCAACGCAAACCCTGTCGTGAACCAGGATATTCTCGATGCGGATGGGAATCCATTCGTCGTCATGCCGGACGGCACCGTTGCGCCCGATACTACAATGTACATCAACCACCGTGGCTTCTTCCTGTCGTGGGGAGAAATCCAGACCTCCGGAAAGCGCACGGTCTACGGCGCAGTTTTCGGCGAACAGAATTTCTCAGGTTCCGGTCTCCTCTCGGTCTGGTACGACTACCGCATCGAGGGCGAGATCAATGCGATCGATGTGCCCGTGGCCTACGTGTCGTTCGCCACAACAACTTCGATGGTGAGTGAGTCGATTGGAACAACAACAGTCACGGTGACGCTCGATCACCCGGCAGACCCTCTGTGGACCTACGTGGACTACGCAGTGATCGCGGGCGGGACAGCCGTCTCGCCGGACGATTACTCACTCCTCGGTACCGGCACACTGGAGTTCGCGCCGGGCGTCGTGACGCAGGATGTTCTGCTCTCCATCGTCGACGATTCTCTGTTGGAAAGTCCCGAGACGGTTCTTCTGCAACTCTCGAATCCCATAAACGCTCACATGGGTTCGCCGGACACACATACGTTGACGATTATCGACAACGAGCCGACTCCAACACCGAGTCCATCTCCCACGCCGACTCCAAGTCTGACGCCCACCGACACTCCGACTGCGACTCCAACGCCGACGCCTGTGTGCGATCAGCCGGGCGATGAGAATCACGACTGCGCAGTGGATCTGGGCGAAGTCAACCAGGCAATCCTCGCGTTCCGTGGCGAGATTCCGCCTCCATCCAGCGTCGATACGGATGGCAACGGAGTGGTCAGCGTTGATGAGCTTAACGCGGTGATCGGTAACTACCGCGGAGACATCCCGCCGGTTACCCCGGAGCCTTCGATTACTCCAACCCCGTCGCCGACACCGGCACCGACTCCAGCAGGTCCGTGCGATCTGCCTGGAGACGAGAATAACGACTGCGTGGTGGATCTGGATGAGATGACCGCCGTTCTGAATGCCTATCGCGATCCGGTCAGTTACCCGGCGCCCCCGAGCGCCGACACGGACGGCAATGGGGTCATCGACCAGGCGGAACTGGATGCGGTGCTCGATGCCTACAGCAACCCGCTGCCGACGCTGACTCCGGTCCCGACGCCGACGCCCTCGCCGTCCCCGACACCGACGCCCATTGGCGGCTGTGGAGTCCCGGGCGACGAGAATGGGGACTGCGTGATCGATCTCCAGGAGCTGAACGCGGTCGTCGCGGCCTATCGCTACGGTGACCCCGCTCCGCCCTCCGCCGATACGGACGGCAACGGGGTGATCAGCGTTTCGGAGTTGAACGCGGTAATGCTGGAGTATCGCGCAAACCTGTAAAGCCCTGCTGGACATTTGACGGCCGGTGCGCTCCGCTTGGTACAATTGGCCAAGCGGAGCGCCCCTTTATGAGCGATCGTGACCGGACAGAACCGGGCGACCCCAAACCCTGCTTTCCTGAATGGCTTGTCCGCCGCGATCCCTTTCTGGCCGCGGCGGAAACGAACGGGCTATTCCAGGCGTTCCTGGTCCGCCGCCGTGCCGCCCGATTCCGGATGCCGAAGTTCGACGGAGGCGGCGCGGATGATGGAACCCCCGACATGCTGCCCTGGCTGGCCGGATTCCTGGTTCCCCTGATGATCGTCGCAACGATTGTGATGTTCTTCACACTTGGCTGCATCGGACTTCTGATCGGATCGTTCCTGACGATCGCGCTCCAGATTTATCGGAAGCGGAGAGTTGATCGCCGCATCGCTCTCCCCCGCTGGATCGATGGCGTGCTGGGTTCATCGCTTCATCGCCGGGCACTTCTGGATCTTGCGACGACTCCCGCCACGCCGTCGGAATATGCGGAGGCGTTGCTCCTTGAGAATCGCTACCGCAACTGGCGTTTCGGCAGCATCTGCTGGATCATCGTAGCCATCGCAGTGATGGCGCTGTATATCGCCGTCCGTTTGATTCTCGCATCCGGCGGCTTGACAGTGGGCGACTACGTGCTGCTGCTGGCAATGCTTGTTGTGATGATCGCCGCCCTTCCGTTCGTCTATTGGATGGGTGCCCGGAATGCCGCTCGAGAAGTAGCCGGTCGCATGCACGAGCTCTTCACGCTCTCGACGCTGGAATTGGCCGGCAAACGCGCCCTCACCGGTCTGCTCGTGATGATGGGAGTCACGTTGCTGAGCGTTGGCTGGCTGGTGGCTCTTGTGCTGGGAGCCGTGCTCTTTGTGAAGCTCGTCATCGCGCCCATCAATCACGCCACGGGTTGGTTGAACTTACGGGGAATGCTGGGCGAGATCATCGCGGGGCATCTGCAGCAGAGTGTTCCTCAGTTGATCGTGGGTGTGCTCCTGATCGGCTTGGCGTTCCTGCTCGCAATGCTCGGTCGCTGGGCAAAGCAATCGTGGGAGCGCAACCGGCGCGATGCCATGCGAAAGGCGGAGTACGCGATTCCCTTCGTGCAAGCCTTCCTCGCCGGAGATGAAGTGGAGATGGAACGGCTGCGGTTGAGTCATCTGCGCCGTATTCATCCTCCAAAGGAGGTTGGCCCTCCTAGCTGCACCGAAATGCTTCGCAATGAATCACCGTCCTCGGCGGAGAAAGGGGCAGATGCGACATGATGAGATTGTCTGCGGCGACACTCCTGCTTGCCATCCTCGCGACCTCTCCTGCTGAGAGCGAAGTGCTCTACAACGACAGCGATATCTCCGAGGCCGCTTTGACATATCCGAAAGCAGCCACCGCCGCAGAAGGAGATCTCCTGATCGTTGAGCCTTCGTTCGGGGTCTCTCCGGATGTGCGGGCAAACATGAAGAGCGCCGGGCTGGATGTTATCGCGTACATCCCGAGGGGGGCGTTCCTCGTACGCGTCGCATCACCCACACGTGCGAACGAATGGCTGCGCACGACTCGTACCGCTATGACTCTCCAGCCGGAATGGAAGATCCAACCGGAGTTGCATGCCCTCTCCGAACTTAATCCGGAACTACCGATCCAATTGGTTATCGGACTTGTCGAAGATTCATCGACAGCCGAGAAGGCGGTCCTCTCCGCCGGCGGCAGGATCACAAATCGGTCAAATACGCCGGGCAAATATCGACTTGGAGTCACCGTGCCGGCCGGGGAACGCTCGGAGCTTCTCGCGTCTGTCAGCGCCGAGCGCGCGGTCTATACAATCGAACCAGGCGGCAGCGCGCGACTGCTGAATGACAACGCATCCCCTATAACGCAGGCAGGATCGCCGAGCGGGGGGAGGCCAATCTGGGATCGCGGGATCCACGGAGAAGGTCAGATTATCGCCATTCTCGATACGGGGCTTGATCCCGACAATTGCTATCACCGCGAAGCGGACATGAGCCTTCCTCCGACCGTGGAGGGCACGGGCACGGGCACTCCCGATCTGACGCGGCGCACTGTAATCATCTACGACTTTCTGTATTCCGGCGATTTCAATCCCGGGAACGGCGATTGGGATAGTCAGAATCATGGCACATGGGTTGCCGGAAACGCTTTGGGTGCATGGATCAATAACCCACTTGCGCGCAATGCCTCAAATGGTATGGCGCCGCTTGCCCAGTTGATCGTGCAAGATGGTGGTTATGCGGTGGACAATTGCGGAGATCTGCAGGCACTCGGATGTCCGGTCGTGGACCTCACGCCATTCCTGGATCAGGCTGTTGCCCAAGGTGCCAACATCCACAATAATAGTTGGGGCGATCGCGAGAACTACACTCCGCACAACACGTACACCTTTCCGACCGCCGACATGGATGACGCGACGTGGCGAAATCCGGAATTCCTGATCTTCTGCGCCGCCGGAAACGATGGGCCCGCATCGGGTAGCGTTGGCAGTCCCTCCACGGCGAAGAACGTCGTGGCCGCGGGAGCGACTGAATCGCCGACCTTGTCCGGAAATGACTACGAGGATATAACCACGTGGTCCAGTCGCGGCCCGACATCCGATGGACGCATCAAGCCTGATCTGACAGCTCCAGGCCAGACGCGCACAGCCCTGAACGACGACAATGCGGTGTCTGGGAATTGCGAGACAAGCATCGCCCAGGGCACCAGCATGGCCTCGCCCGTTTCCGCTGGAAGCGCGGCGCTTGTTCGTCAGTACTTCACCGAAGGCTGGTACCCCACGGGCACGAAGCAGCCCGAGAATGCTTTCACGCCCTCTGCTGCATTGATCAAGGCGACGTTGCTTGCGGGCGCAGTCAACATGACCAGCATCCCAATAGGTGGCTTTCCCCCGAACAAGTACCAGGGCTGGGGACGCATTCACCTGGAGAATTCGCTGCAGTTCGAAGGCGACGATCGGCAACTGATCGTTGTTGATGAACGCAGGGGTTTCGCGGACGCAGATGGCCCGGCGGACACATACTATATCGATGAGAGCAGCACTGCCGTTCTTCCGACGCGGATCATGCTCGTGTGGTCGGATTATCCGGCCGATCCTGCGGCGAGTCTCGCGCTCGTCAACGACCTCGATCTGACAGTCATCAACCTGTCGGACGGAACGACGTATCGCGGCAACAATTACGATGCGGCAACAGGTCTATCGCAGCCCGGGGGCGATGCGGATCGCATCAACAACGTCGAGGGGGTTACAATCCCCGCGGGGACACCCGGGATATTCGCCGTTCAAGTCACCGCAGAAACCATCGTTTATGGGCCCCAGGGCTATGCCATTGCGATCAGTGGAAGTGCCCAGGAATCCGATGGGCCGGCGATTTCCGGATGGACGTTTCGCTAGCTGGATGTCGCGTCACCGCAAGGCGGTGATTTCGGGAAGAAAAAAGTCGAAAACCGTGCTTGACGTAAGCCCCAAGGTACCTCGTATATTCCCCGTCCCTTGCGGCGGCTATCCGCCCTCGCCAAGGGAAAAGACCGTGACCCGTTCGTCTAGCCCGGTCTAGGACACCGCCCTTTCACGGCGGCAACACGAGTTCAAATCTCGTACGGGTCACCACTAAGTCTAGCAAAATCAGCTCTCTACAACAAAGACTTGAGCCAATTTACCGCCGATCCCCCAGAGTGACCCTCTGGGGGATTCTCGGTGCAAGAACCCAATTCCATCGAGCGATAGACCCACAAGGGCGGTTTCAAGAACGTAATTGGGTATTAAACCAAATGCTTGGAGCCGGTAAGCAGTACCTGCCTACCCTCTTTAGAGATGGCGTCTCGGCAGTCTGTAGAGTACCCACTTACCATCATCCTGCAATACATAGAAGTATCGATGCAGCGGAGCATCAACCGAGATTTCCTTCACCGTATGTTCAAGGAAGAACGAATTCAGTAAGCGTGACAACTTCTCCTCATCCGGGTCACTAATATCCGAGTCAATCTTGAAGCCAATTGAGTTGTGCGTGAGTCCCGTGGCTACAACACTCGTCTCAGAAATCGATTCTAAAAATTTGTGAAGCGCCCCCAAGAGAGTGACGTTCTCTTTGGTCCACGGTCCCTCTGAGGTTTCGACGTTCAACGCTGCAGCGCTCGTTCGCCTTGAAGCAAGAACCTCTGAACGCAGCTCTTCTAGTGCGTTCTGAAATTTCGCCGCCAGAGCGTCTTCTCCTTTGACGGTAGCGGGGACGGCAGACATCTCTATCCCATAGTATTTCCAGATCGGATTTCCTTCCTTTCTAATCGCCTTGTCCCTTTCCAATCTCTCGCATATTGCTTGGACAGAGGCCTTGAGGGCTTGGGGGCGGAGGTTGCTGCTGTAATCACAGTATCCAATAGTCTTCACATCGAAAGGCGGCTCTTCTGTCTTGTCGTCCTTAAGAAGAGTAATCGACTTATTCAGCGCCGTCCGAATTCCCAATTCAAGATGAACATTCGGGTTCCACGCAGACATATCGATTAGACAATGGTCAGCCTCGCAGAGCTGCCTGACAATTTCTGCGTTGATATTGACTGTTGTGTCTGCAGCGGGAGGTATGGGGAGGAACCCGGCCTTCTCCACCGCAGCGCAGTGGATGTACTCACAAACAAGCTTGAAGTGATCCTTATGTCCCCCATATTCTTCTAGCCTATGCTCAGGGACACTGATAGGCATTACTATGAAACAGGTAGGTTTGTCGTCGCCCATTTCTCATCCCCTCTGAACAAAGATTCTCCAACGTGAACACGATCCCTGACGCTGTGCTGGAATCGATTGCATACTGCTTCTGCCATTAGGAAACGACGAGACACAAGGCAAATGCTGACTGAGCCTCATTTTCGCAGATCAGGAGCGGAAACTTGAACCATTTTGAGCCGATTAAAATGGGTTCAGGTGGCAAAAGCGCTGCAAATACAGGCTATTCCTCCCCAATGGTACGTTCAAATCTCGTACGGGTCACCACCGAATTTGCGGTCCGGCCACAAGCCGGGCCGCTTTTTTTTGTCCATGTAAGAAGCCCCGGAGCGGAGGAACCGTCCGGGGCTTCGTTTGTTGTGGTTGATTCCTGCAGCAGCGCCTCTACTCCACCGTCACGCTCTTTGCGAGGTTTCGGGGCTTGTCAACGCTCAGGCCCTTCAGGCAGGCCGTGTAGTAGGCCAGCAGCTGAAGCGGCACGACGGTCAGCAACGGCATCACCGGATCGCTGACGGATGGGACATAGAGCACGTGCTGGCAGATGTCTTCCAGTTCCGTGTTGCCATCGGTTGTCACGGCGATGATCTTCGCTTTGCGCGCCAGCAGTTCCTGGATGTTGTTCATTACCTTCTCGTAGATGCGATCCTTCGGCGCGATCACGACGACAGGCATGTTCTCGTCGATCAGTGCAATCGGACCGTGCTTCATCTCCGCAGCGGGATAGCCCTCCGCGTGGATGTAGCTGATCTCCTTCATCTTGAGAGCGCCTTCGAGCGCGACCGGGAAGTTCACGCCGCGGCCGAGGTACAGAAAGTTCCGGACGCCCGAGTCGACGACCTCGGCGGCGATCTTCTCGATCTGCTCCAGGCACTCTTTTGCCAACATGTGATCGATCAGATTCGGCACCTTCAGCATGTCTTGAATGACGTCATCTGCGAAGTAGCTCGACATGTCGCGCTGCCGACCGACGTGTACGGTCAGCAACAGCAGCGTCACAACCTGGGCGGTGAATGCCTTTGTCGAAGCGACACCGATTTCGATGCCGGCGTGCGTGTAAATGCCGCTGTGAACTTCGCGAGCGATCGTGCTGTTCACGACGTTGCAAATGCCGAGCGTACGCGCGCCCTTACGCTTCAGTTCGCGCAACGCGGCCAGTGTATCCGCCGTCTCGCCGGACTGCGAAATAAAGATGGCGAGATCCTCGCCAGGACGGACGATCGGATTGCGATAGCGCAGCTCGGACGCGTACTCGACCTCGACGGGGATGCGCAGAATCTCTTCGATGAGATACTTACCGATCAGGGCCGCGTGCCAGGACGTTCCGCACGCAACGATGATCACACGGCGCAGGTTACGGATTTCATCGACAGTCAGACGAGCGCCGCCCAGGTGGACATCGCTGGCCTCTGGACGAACACGTCCGCGCATGGTGTTCGTGAGCGCGATCGGCTGGTCGAAGATCTCCTTCAGCATGTAGTGCTCGAAGTCGCCGAGGTAAATCGACTCCAGCTTCTGGTCGAGACTTTCGACCTTCGGCGTAATCGGCGTCTTGTCGAGCGAGAAGATCTCATAGCCCTCGGGAGATGCGGAGACGACTTCGCCGTCGTTCAAATAAACGACCTGGCTGGTGCGCGAAATCATTGCCGGCACGTCGGAGGCGAACACGTAGTGTCCCTGGCCGCCGATGCCGAGCACCAACGGGCTGCCCATTCGGGCGGCCACGATCTTCTCCGGCTCCTTCACACTGACAACAAGAATGCCGTAGGTGCCGCGCAGTTCTTTGCAGGAAAGACGAACGGCTTCGACCAGATCGCCTTCGTAGAAACGCGCGACCAGGTGAGCAATGATCTCGGTATCGGTTTCCGTTTGGAAGTCGACGCCTTCGGATTCCAGGGCAGTGCGCAGCGCCATGTGATTCTCGACGATGCCGTTGTGAACGACGGCGAACTCGCCCTTCGCATCCACATGCGGGTGCGCATTCTTCTCGGTCACGCCACCATGAGTGGCCCAACGTGTATGAGCGATACCGACGGACCCGTGAGCGGGCAGCCGTCGGCCGTTGATTTCCAGGTTACGAACCATTCCCACCGACTTGGAGACATGAAGTCCCTTCTCGTCGACAATGGCCATCCCAGCAGAATCGTAGCCCCGATACTCCAGAAGTTTCAGGCCGCCGATGAGGCAATTCCACGTGTCCTCAACGCCAACGCAGCCGACAATACCACACATATTCGAACCTCATATTCGTTTAGAGTGCCTCGCCGCCGCTCTCCCGATCCTGCGCGGGCGCTTCCGGTCCGGTCTAGCGAACCCCCGCAGGCTGGAAGCCGGTTCCGGTCCAAATCAACATGAATTTCCAGGGATCAAAGGTCGCCCCCGGACTCCCTGATAAAAGGCCTGCTTGGACCGTCTTGCCAAATCCCGCTAAAACCTTTGGAATCAGACCTTCACGCCAGAACACCAGCAAAGTGCGGCCTTGATCGTGTGCATGCGATTCTCAGCTTGCTCGAAAGCCAGGCAGCGATCTCCGTCCAGCACGTCGTCGGTAATCTCCAGCCCGCGGCGTGCCGGCATGTCGTGCAACACCATCGCATTCGGCGCAGCGGCAGCAACCAGTTCGGAATTGATCTGGAAGCCCTGGAAGTCCTTCTCACGCTTGGCCTTCTCTTCTTCCTGGCCCATCGAAGCCCAAACGTCCGTGTACAGAATCTGGGCACCCTGGACAGCCTCCTTCGGATCGCGCACGATCTTCACCAGGTCGCGTGCCTTGGGATTCAGCTTCTCGCAAATCGCCCAGGCCCGCGGATCGGGGTCGTAGCCCTCCGGAATCGCCAGAGCCATCTCGTGACCCAGAATGCACGCCATCATCATCAAGGAATGGGCGACATTGTTGCCGTCGCCGATCCAGGCCAGCTTGAGGCCATCGAATGAACCGCGGTGCTCCAGAATCGTCAGGTAGTCGGCCATGATCTGGGTCGGATGCTCGAAATCCGACAGGCCGTTGATCACAGGAATCGAGGCCCACTTGGCGAGTTCGACGACGCCTTCGTGCGAGAACACGCGAGCCTGGATGATCTGGCACCAGCGCTCGAGGTTGCGGGCCAAATCGCTGATGCTCTCGCGTTGACCAAGGCGGCCGATTTCCGTGGCAGCCAGGTTGATCCCATGCCCGCCGAGTTGGAACATGCCGGCCTCGAAGGAGCATCGCGTACGCAACGAGGGCTTCTCGAAGATCATGGCAAGGACGCGTCCGTCCAGATGAGCCGGCTGGCGCCTGCCCGCGGCCAGGCCTTCTTTCCATTCCTTCTTGAGCTTGGCGGCGACGCCCAGGAACTCATCCACGTCGCTGCGTGTCAGATCGCCGATCGAAATCAAGTCGCGCATGGTCGGATACTCCACGAAATAGTGTTCATCAATCGCCCCGTCAAGCCGGGAAGCAGTGGTCTGAGGGACGAGGGGCCGCGGTGGCAACCCCGATTAGGACTCCGCCCAAAAACCAAGCCCGCCGGCACTGGCCGACGGGCTTGGGGGTCTGTCTCTGAGCAGAGCTCGGGTCAGTAGATCGACCAGTCTTCAACGTCATTCGGACTATTGACGATCGTGACCGTGAACATGTTTGCAAATCCGGCGGTAATGAGGGTCCCACCGGTTGGGGTTCCGAGGATGATCACAAATCTCTCGTCGTTCTCTCCGTAGTCGGTGTCGGGAGTCACTTCGACCGTGATATACTCGACGCGATCGCCGGCGGTGAATGTCAACGGCGAGGGAGTGATGACATTGAAATCCGTTCCTTCTTCGGCTCCATCGGTGGTTGTCGGGGTGATTGTGAATGGAACCGTCACCGTTCCGGATGGAGGTGCGCCCAGGAGAACGGGAATCTGGACCGTGGTATCGCCGGCGTTGGAGTCTTCGTAGATATCCACGGATTGGGCAGAGACGTTGCGGGGGAAACTGACGTCGGGCGAAGCGCTGTCCGCCTGCACCCAACCAATGTCCTCGAAGGCTTCGACGGCATAGCCCGGATCGTGGAT of the bacterium genome contains:
- a CDS encoding S8 family serine peptidase; amino-acid sequence: MMRLSAATLLLAILATSPAESEVLYNDSDISEAALTYPKAATAAEGDLLIVEPSFGVSPDVRANMKSAGLDVIAYIPRGAFLVRVASPTRANEWLRTTRTAMTLQPEWKIQPELHALSELNPELPIQLVIGLVEDSSTAEKAVLSAGGRITNRSNTPGKYRLGVTVPAGERSELLASVSAERAVYTIEPGGSARLLNDNASPITQAGSPSGGRPIWDRGIHGEGQIIAILDTGLDPDNCYHREADMSLPPTVEGTGTGTPDLTRRTVIIYDFLYSGDFNPGNGDWDSQNHGTWVAGNALGAWINNPLARNASNGMAPLAQLIVQDGGYAVDNCGDLQALGCPVVDLTPFLDQAVAQGANIHNNSWGDRENYTPHNTYTFPTADMDDATWRNPEFLIFCAAGNDGPASGSVGSPSTAKNVVAAGATESPTLSGNDYEDITTWSSRGPTSDGRIKPDLTAPGQTRTALNDDNAVSGNCETSIAQGTSMASPVSAGSAALVRQYFTEGWYPTGTKQPENAFTPSAALIKATLLAGAVNMTSIPIGGFPPNKYQGWGRIHLENSLQFEGDDRQLIVVDERRGFADADGPADTYYIDESSTAVLPTRIMLVWSDYPADPAASLALVNDLDLTVINLSDGTTYRGNNYDAATGLSQPGGDADRINNVEGVTIPAGTPGIFAVQVTAETIVYGPQGYAIAISGSAQESDGPAISGWTFR
- the glmS gene encoding glutamine--fructose-6-phosphate transaminase (isomerizing), which gives rise to MCGIVGCVGVEDTWNCLIGGLKLLEYRGYDSAGMAIVDEKGLHVSKSVGMVRNLEINGRRLPAHGSVGIAHTRWATHGGVTEKNAHPHVDAKGEFAVVHNGIVENHMALRTALESEGVDFQTETDTEIIAHLVARFYEGDLVEAVRLSCKELRGTYGILVVSVKEPEKIVAARMGSPLVLGIGGQGHYVFASDVPAMISRTSQVVYLNDGEVVSASPEGYEIFSLDKTPITPKVESLDQKLESIYLGDFEHYMLKEIFDQPIALTNTMRGRVRPEASDVHLGGARLTVDEIRNLRRVIIVACGTSWHAALIGKYLIEEILRIPVEVEYASELRYRNPIVRPGEDLAIFISQSGETADTLAALRELKRKGARTLGICNVVNSTIAREVHSGIYTHAGIEIGVASTKAFTAQVVTLLLLTVHVGRQRDMSSYFADDVIQDMLKVPNLIDHMLAKECLEQIEKIAAEVVDSGVRNFLYLGRGVNFPVALEGALKMKEISYIHAEGYPAAEMKHGPIALIDENMPVVVIAPKDRIYEKVMNNIQELLARKAKIIAVTTDGNTELEDICQHVLYVPSVSDPVMPLLTVVPLQLLAYYTACLKGLSVDKPRNLAKSVTVE
- the argF gene encoding ornithine carbamoyltransferase, whose product is MRDLISIGDLTRSDVDEFLGVAAKLKKEWKEGLAAGRRQPAHLDGRVLAMIFEKPSLRTRCSFEAGMFQLGGHGINLAATEIGRLGQRESISDLARNLERWCQIIQARVFSHEGVVELAKWASIPVINGLSDFEHPTQIMADYLTILEHRGSFDGLKLAWIGDGNNVAHSLMMMACILGHEMALAIPEGYDPDPRAWAICEKLNPKARDLVKIVRDPKEAVQGAQILYTDVWASMGQEEEKAKREKDFQGFQINSELVAAAAPNAMVLHDMPARRGLEITDDVLDGDRCLAFEQAENRMHTIKAALCWCSGVKV